A region of Streptomyces deccanensis DNA encodes the following proteins:
- a CDS encoding DUF397 domain-containing protein: protein MIRKASAGDASALAWFKSSYSDGTNGESCVEIAHAPGIIHVRDSKDIRLPGLTLTPTAWADFVSYAAGG, encoded by the coding sequence ATGATCCGCAAGGCCTCCGCCGGAGACGCCTCCGCACTGGCGTGGTTCAAGAGCAGCTACAGCGACGGCACCAACGGTGAGTCCTGCGTCGAGATCGCCCACGCCCCCGGCATCATCCACGTCCGTGACTCGAAGGACATACGGCTTCCTGGGCTCACGCTCACGCCGACCGCCTGGGCGGACTTCGTGTCGTACGCCGCCGGGGGCTGA
- a CDS encoding ATP-binding protein — MSDVNPETVAPDTELVSPIRNFSVRLSPTPRGARLARLLATEQLRAWELPLHPADHLVAELAANAATHGRVRGRDFDLTMYVIGVTLRIEVTDTRTERLPHPEPPSPEAESGRGLLLVEAFADRWGTAPGRPPRKTVWAEVKLAP, encoded by the coding sequence CTGAGTGACGTGAATCCGGAAACCGTCGCCCCCGACACCGAACTCGTCAGTCCCATCCGCAACTTCAGCGTCCGGCTGTCACCCACACCTCGCGGAGCCCGCCTCGCCCGCCTCCTCGCCACCGAGCAACTGCGCGCGTGGGAGCTGCCCTTGCACCCGGCGGACCACCTGGTCGCCGAGCTGGCGGCCAACGCGGCGACGCACGGACGGGTCCGGGGTCGTGACTTCGATCTGACGATGTACGTCATCGGCGTCACCCTCCGCATCGAGGTGACGGACACGCGCACCGAACGGCTGCCCCACCCCGAACCCCCCTCCCCCGAAGCCGAGTCCGGCCGAGGCCTCCTCCTCGTCGAGGCTTTCGCCGACCGCTGGGGCACCGCGCCGGGAAGGCCACCGCGCAAGACCGTATGGGCCGAGGTGAAGCTCGCACCCTGA
- a CDS encoding helix-turn-helix domain-containing protein: protein MSVDGLKDATDEPGWEVDPDDDWGVAVVETVGRQLRLRREAVGMRVADFAVAIGYGEDLVYKIESGKRIPRQEYLDKSDEMLEAGGLISATWEDVKKVRYPKKVRELGKLEGQAVEIGVYVCNSLSGLLQTPEHARTLIEAWKPAYSPDDVERMVAARVARQAVFDRAPAPSIAFVLEEAPLRREVGGTMVWRQQLHRLLEVGQMRNVTLQVMPTNSGAHPGLDGRVELLKFEDGTAVGRADGVFQGRPVSDLRQLRIIELLYGTIRAQALPTRESLAFIEQLLGET from the coding sequence ATGAGTGTGGACGGGCTCAAGGACGCTACGGACGAGCCGGGTTGGGAGGTGGACCCGGACGATGACTGGGGCGTCGCGGTCGTCGAGACCGTGGGGCGACAGCTGAGGCTGAGGCGCGAGGCCGTCGGGATGCGGGTCGCTGACTTCGCGGTGGCGATCGGGTACGGCGAGGACCTGGTCTACAAGATCGAGTCCGGCAAGCGGATTCCCCGGCAGGAGTACCTGGACAAGTCCGACGAGATGCTGGAGGCGGGCGGGCTCATCTCGGCCACCTGGGAGGACGTGAAGAAGGTCCGGTACCCGAAGAAGGTGCGGGAACTGGGGAAGCTGGAGGGGCAGGCGGTTGAGATCGGGGTGTACGTCTGCAACAGCCTCAGTGGGCTGTTGCAGACGCCGGAACACGCGCGGACTCTGATCGAGGCATGGAAGCCGGCGTACTCACCGGACGACGTGGAGCGGATGGTCGCCGCTCGTGTGGCGCGCCAAGCGGTGTTCGACCGGGCCCCGGCACCTTCGATTGCCTTCGTGCTGGAAGAGGCCCCGCTGCGGCGGGAAGTCGGAGGCACAATGGTGTGGCGGCAGCAACTCCACCGTCTGCTGGAGGTGGGCCAGATGCGTAATGTGACGCTCCAGGTGATGCCGACCAACAGCGGCGCGCACCCCGGACTGGACGGACGGGTCGAGTTGCTGAAGTTCGAGGACGGCACGGCAGTGGGACGCGCCGACGGTGTCTTTCAGGGACGGCCTGTCTCCGATCTACGGCAACTGCGCATCATCGAGCTGCTGTACGGCACCATCCGAGCGCAAGCTCTCCCCACACGGGAGTCGCTGGCCTTCATCGAGCAACTGCTGGGAGAGACATGA